A section of the Chitinivibrionales bacterium genome encodes:
- a CDS encoding GFA family protein: MPKIEGSCHCGSTHYSCISEPKFTAICNCSSCQKATGSAFSVVVGLNKSDFKATGNNLTKYEYLGDSGKPLIRHFCSRCGTALYADMTSSPNTVVIGAGTLHDNSWVKPQMHVYWRDHCSLLSDLHAIPKFDLLPSGK; the protein is encoded by the coding sequence ATGCCGAAAATCGAAGGCTCCTGCCATTGCGGATCAACGCATTATTCATGCATTTCCGAACCGAAATTCACCGCGATATGCAACTGCTCCTCATGCCAAAAGGCCACGGGCTCGGCTTTTTCGGTGGTTGTCGGTTTGAACAAATCCGACTTCAAGGCAACGGGAAACAATTTGACAAAATACGAATACCTCGGGGACAGCGGCAAACCGCTGATCCGCCATTTCTGTTCCCGCTGCGGAACGGCGCTCTATGCCGATATGACCTCGAGCCCGAACACGGTGGTGATCGGCGCGGGAACGCTTCACGACAATTCGTGGGTGAAGCCCCAGATGCACGTGTATTGGCGCGACCACTGTTCCCTGCTTTCAGACCTGCATGCTATCCCGAAGTTTGACTTACTGCCGAGCGGCAAATAA
- a CDS encoding DUF1801 domain-containing protein, producing MKSNAPKDIDDYITGFPGDIQDKLQKIRAVIRKAVPGAQEVMSYQMPAFKQNGILIYFAAFSDHVSIFPTSSGVAKFKKELKEYETTKGTIKIPLHKPIPYGLISRITKFRFRESSQKGKKK from the coding sequence ATGAAAAGCAATGCCCCAAAAGATATTGATGATTACATAACCGGATTCCCAGGTGATATCCAGGATAAATTACAGAAAATCCGCGCGGTGATCCGCAAGGCCGTACCTGGCGCTCAGGAGGTCATGAGCTATCAAATGCCCGCGTTCAAACAAAACGGCATTTTAATTTATTTCGCGGCCTTTTCAGACCACGTCAGCATCTTCCCCACGTCAAGCGGCGTCGCGAAATTCAAAAAAGAGTTGAAGGAATATGAGACAACAAAAGGTACAATAAAAATTCCTCTCCATAAGCCAATTCCTTACGGCTTGATTTCAAGGATCACGAAATTCAGGTTTCGGGAGAGCAGCCAAAAAGGAAAAAAGAAATAG
- a CDS encoding DUF4982 domain-containing protein, which translates to MLIALAAFIFAQSGWADTYTGEPSNRIKINLGATAWKLVQSDAVGAQALAYNDANAATVGLPNSMGEDAMFSNTASGGGPGPGGPYWYRKKFTLASAFADKKVFLEIEGAHLGCQVYFNETLLPTSSAVNPQATHVVGFIGTIHDVTSLAKFDGSDNIVAIRVGMGGGFFTDPGFSTVFRFGQGCAGVFRPVWLHITDKVHVPSNVYSNLKQWGTYVATTSVAADLSSAVVKILTNVMNENATDQTVTLTTKIVDQSNNNVVASKDATHLVAAGQTYEFNQTDTIANPKLWWPNNSIYGKPNMHKVYHIVKVGGVTVDVFESPLGIRTITWDKNFPYINGKVHHLYGGASRYDFPALGTGLPPGIEFRDAKLLADVGGNLWRPGHSSCSIGFVNACDAYGIMLIDPSGEGEGAFGGSSPSDAKGTLKCELHRDMIIRDRNHPSLLAWEASNGDMAQAMADSLRGLSNVWDSLSPRAQNLRGAPFEEGFDDLHSCTLTGCDAQQKPFHPDWPWWGAEYWGSPTSRFAYDYQIQFSAGFLHDWAGGITNNCFGMVQWYFAETPGEVQTFLGGGGTARSFGSSMTDFNRIPKFLYYQYGVCWVPYSLQPRIAIANHWNRSGGAVRVDVWSNCPKVRLSLNGTAIGTQAPNGRLGAAGGINDVTNTTTQLPYQCTFQNVTWAAGTLKAEGLDSSGNTVCSAQQVTAGAADHVVLWVDTNMQRPGNVKIPITANGTDVALIKATVVDANGNWCPTADGVITWSVAGPATYRGGADQFVGGTGNGWHSPGDPNLNIEGGMAQVAVRSQFTTGTVTVSATVTGLPTPNASVSYDITPVLDIVRTDTLPVTGIRVMPEQRTVAAVKVAMSGTVLKYYLNTTAVVGLDIMNANGRLVQRIAASRQNAGWHPINAALSQVKGSGVLLFRFMVDGRAMNVKQFVMMK; encoded by the coding sequence ATGTTAATCGCTTTAGCCGCTTTTATTTTTGCACAAAGCGGCTGGGCCGATACGTACACCGGCGAACCCAGCAACCGTATCAAGATCAACCTCGGCGCAACGGCCTGGAAACTCGTCCAATCGGACGCGGTCGGCGCCCAGGCACTGGCCTACAACGATGCCAACGCCGCGACCGTCGGCCTTCCAAACAGCATGGGCGAGGACGCGATGTTCAGCAACACCGCATCGGGCGGTGGCCCCGGGCCCGGCGGGCCCTATTGGTACCGCAAGAAGTTCACACTCGCCTCCGCCTTTGCGGACAAAAAGGTGTTTCTGGAAATCGAGGGCGCGCATCTCGGGTGCCAGGTCTATTTCAACGAGACATTGCTGCCCACCTCAAGCGCGGTCAATCCTCAGGCGACGCATGTCGTTGGTTTCATAGGGACCATTCACGACGTGACCAGCCTGGCCAAATTCGACGGCTCCGACAACATCGTGGCCATACGCGTGGGCATGGGCGGCGGATTTTTTACCGATCCGGGTTTCTCGACCGTATTCCGGTTCGGACAGGGCTGTGCCGGCGTTTTCAGGCCCGTATGGCTGCACATCACCGACAAGGTGCACGTGCCTTCGAACGTCTATTCGAACCTCAAACAGTGGGGCACCTATGTTGCAACCACGTCGGTTGCGGCCGACCTCTCCTCGGCCGTGGTGAAGATCCTCACCAACGTGATGAACGAGAACGCCACCGACCAGACCGTCACGCTCACCACCAAGATCGTTGACCAATCGAACAACAACGTCGTGGCCTCCAAGGACGCGACCCATCTGGTCGCAGCCGGGCAGACGTACGAGTTCAACCAGACCGACACCATCGCAAATCCCAAGCTATGGTGGCCCAACAACAGCATCTACGGCAAGCCCAACATGCACAAGGTGTATCACATTGTCAAGGTGGGCGGCGTGACCGTGGACGTGTTCGAGAGCCCCCTGGGAATCCGCACCATTACCTGGGACAAGAACTTTCCGTACATCAACGGCAAGGTCCACCACCTGTACGGCGGTGCGTCGCGCTACGACTTTCCCGCGCTCGGCACCGGCCTGCCGCCCGGCATCGAATTCAGGGACGCAAAGCTTTTGGCCGACGTGGGCGGCAACCTGTGGCGGCCCGGCCATTCATCGTGCTCGATCGGGTTCGTGAACGCGTGCGACGCCTATGGCATCATGCTCATAGACCCGAGCGGCGAGGGCGAGGGCGCCTTCGGCGGCTCGTCTCCCTCGGACGCCAAGGGCACCCTGAAATGCGAGCTCCACCGCGACATGATCATCCGCGACCGGAACCATCCCTCGCTCCTTGCCTGGGAGGCGAGCAACGGCGACATGGCGCAGGCCATGGCCGACTCGCTGCGCGGCCTGTCGAACGTCTGGGACTCGCTCAGTCCACGGGCCCAGAACCTCCGGGGCGCCCCGTTTGAAGAGGGCTTCGACGACCTGCATTCCTGCACCTTGACAGGATGCGATGCCCAGCAGAAACCGTTCCATCCCGACTGGCCGTGGTGGGGCGCAGAGTACTGGGGTTCCCCTACGTCGCGCTTCGCGTACGACTACCAGATCCAGTTTTCGGCGGGATTCCTGCACGACTGGGCCGGCGGCATCACGAACAACTGCTTCGGCATGGTGCAGTGGTATTTCGCGGAGACGCCCGGCGAAGTGCAGACCTTCCTCGGCGGCGGCGGCACGGCCCGCTCGTTCGGCTCCTCCATGACCGATTTCAACCGCATCCCCAAGTTTCTCTATTATCAATACGGCGTGTGCTGGGTGCCCTACAGCCTGCAGCCGCGCATCGCGATCGCCAACCACTGGAACCGCTCCGGCGGCGCCGTGCGCGTCGACGTTTGGAGCAACTGCCCCAAGGTGCGGCTCAGCCTGAACGGCACCGCAATCGGGACGCAGGCGCCCAACGGCAGGCTCGGCGCGGCCGGCGGCATCAACGATGTGACCAACACCACCACGCAGCTGCCGTACCAGTGCACGTTTCAGAACGTGACTTGGGCGGCCGGCACGCTCAAGGCCGAAGGACTTGACTCGAGCGGAAACACGGTCTGCTCGGCCCAGCAGGTCACGGCCGGCGCGGCCGACCATGTCGTGCTGTGGGTCGACACCAACATGCAACGGCCGGGCAACGTGAAGATCCCCATCACGGCCAACGGCACCGACGTCGCGCTTATCAAGGCCACCGTGGTCGACGCCAACGGTAACTGGTGCCCGACGGCGGACGGCGTCATCACCTGGAGCGTGGCCGGTCCCGCAACGTACCGCGGCGGCGCAGACCAGTTCGTGGGCGGAACCGGCAACGGGTGGCACTCGCCGGGCGACCCGAACCTCAACATCGAGGGCGGCATGGCTCAGGTCGCGGTGCGGTCGCAGTTCACCACCGGCACCGTCACGGTGAGCGCAACGGTGACCGGGCTGCCGACTCCCAACGCGTCGGTCTCTTATGACATCACACCGGTGCTTGACATCGTGCGCACCGACACGCTGCCCGTCACCGGCATCAGGGTGATGCCCGAGCAGCGCACTGTGGCCGCGGTGAAGGTGGCGATGTCCGGCACGGTGTTGAAATATTACCTGAACACCACCGCGGTGGTCGGCCTCGACATCATGAACGCAAACGGCAGGCTGGTGCAGCGCATCGCGGCGTCCCGACAAAACGCCGGATGGCACCCGATCAATGCCGCGCTCTCGCAGGTGAAGGGGAGCGGCGTGCTGCTATTCAGGTTCATGGTGGACGGAAGGGCGATGAATGTCAAGCAGTTTGTTATGATGAAATAA
- a CDS encoding STAS domain-containing protein yields the protein MQYEISDTGTIAMIRITGDIDNVQMTQRLDDEISAYISKGRHHFAFNLEKTTYLDSAGIGIFVHCLSDVQAHRGSVSVIANRGDVKKLLELVGINRLMKMYNSEEEFLAAQKVVGS from the coding sequence ATGCAGTACGAAATCTCTGACACGGGAACAATCGCGATGATCCGCATCACCGGGGACATCGACAACGTGCAGATGACGCAGCGGCTCGACGACGAAATTTCCGCGTACATCAGCAAGGGGCGCCACCATTTCGCCTTCAACCTTGAGAAAACCACCTACCTTGACAGCGCGGGCATCGGCATCTTCGTGCACTGCCTCAGCGACGTGCAGGCGCACCGGGGGTCGGTCTCCGTCATCGCGAACCGCGGCGACGTGAAAAAGCTCCTCGAATTGGTGGGCATCAACCGCCTGATGAAAATGTACAATTCCGAGGAGGAGTTCCTCGCCGCGCAGAAGGTGGTGGGGAGCTGA
- a CDS encoding STAS domain-containing protein, translating into MKYEISDAGKFAMIRIVGNIDDDQVTQQLDKDISAYIRRGRRHFAFNLEKITYLNSPGIGLFVHCLCDVQERKGSVSIIANSSDVQSLLEMVGFNRLMKMYNSEEEFLMAHKIVAS; encoded by the coding sequence ATGAAGTATGAAATCTCGGACGCGGGGAAGTTCGCGATGATCCGCATCGTCGGAAACATCGACGATGACCAGGTGACGCAACAACTCGATAAGGATATTTCAGCGTATATTAGGAGAGGACGCCGCCATTTTGCCTTCAACCTTGAAAAAATCACCTATCTCAACAGCCCCGGGATCGGCCTCTTCGTGCATTGTCTGTGCGATGTCCAGGAGCGTAAGGGGTCTGTTTCCATTATCGCCAACAGCAGCGACGTGCAGAGCCTCCTCGAAATGGTCGGCTTCAACCGCCTCATGAAAATGTACAATTCGGAAGAGGAGTTTCTCATGGCGCACAAGATCGTGGCGAGCTGA
- a CDS encoding STAS/SEC14 domain-containing protein, with product MPLEYKEKGGILHVCAIGKRTREAIIRFVPDIYAACAEKKLSKVLLDIRGLEGRLPIREDYDIPSRFFPTVRNLNVINRAALVDLKEFERDDAFFETVAVNRGFNLRIFSNSDEALQWLIGQ from the coding sequence ATGCCGTTGGAATATAAAGAGAAGGGCGGCATCCTGCACGTTTGCGCGATCGGAAAACGCACCCGTGAAGCAATAATACGCTTTGTGCCCGACATTTACGCGGCGTGCGCCGAAAAGAAGCTTTCAAAGGTATTGCTTGACATCCGCGGACTGGAGGGCCGTTTGCCCATCAGGGAGGACTATGATATTCCGAGCAGGTTTTTCCCCACGGTGCGGAACCTCAATGTGATCAACCGTGCGGCGCTGGTTGACCTCAAGGAATTTGAGCGGGACGACGCGTTTTTTGAGACCGTTGCCGTGAACCGCGGCTTCAATCTGCGCATCTTCTCCAATTCCGACGAAGCGCTTCAATGGCTTATAGGGCAATGA
- the pbpC gene encoding penicillin-binding protein 1C → MTNTFQRYKSIFSAIIKLILKHKFLSSIIIIFLIITIWLIIPPGPPFKESYSRVVYDCRGGLMRVTAAPDGQIRFPVPEDPLPRKYIAAVTACEDRRFFSHLGIDPLALVKSLIVNIKTGRRVRGGSTITMQVMRLSHPKKRSYLNKALECAGALKLSLHMSKQKILRLYAGHVPMGGNIVGVHAASWRYFGKPLSQITWAEAALFTVLPNSPSALNLAKERAKLKEKRDRGLATLLKRGLIDSMTCMLSQSEPLPSAASMVPFRAPHFSIRALALTNATIVKTTLDPGIQKRVEEIARTYNRLYASQGVKNIAALVAETQTGAVRAYAGSQDFFDTASGGQVDGVMARRSTGSLLKPYLVAKTLDRGPYVLESKLQDVPTFYGSFAPENASKEFSGLSTMRQSLIQSLNVPMVRLLYWYGVDDFYSDLRNAGFTGLFRSSEGYGLSLILGGAEASLWELGRLFCGLGNLGILRPFQIYAGPASHDTTRICSEGATWLVLSTISQLNRPGSEYYWKFFSNQISVAWKTGTSYGQKDAWAIGTNRQWTIAVWVGNFTGEGNAALGGAQSAGPVLFELFNALSDKSLPLWFTKPEYDLRTVTVCRQSGLSPSPACADTIHAEQPLTAYQTALCPYHQRILVSKSKGFSVCSRCWNGIDTVWRVKTIYPPSVRSILVLQGIKTDSLPRHNPKCPVAHPQPAIEIVYPVENVSIIVPRNLQGEHEKIVFKAEYQRPSGHLFWYLDGEFLAETVVQHNVAVDLQEGKHKLAVQDGEGETEVVRFRAFRKNE, encoded by the coding sequence ATGACAAATACTTTTCAACGGTATAAATCCATATTTTCCGCCATCATCAAATTAATCCTCAAGCATAAATTCTTATCCTCGATCATCATTATCTTCCTTATCATCACCATCTGGCTCATCATCCCCCCTGGCCCGCCGTTCAAGGAGTCCTATTCCCGCGTGGTGTACGACTGCAGGGGCGGGCTCATGCGCGTGACCGCCGCGCCCGACGGGCAGATACGGTTTCCGGTCCCTGAAGACCCGCTGCCCCGCAAATACATTGCCGCAGTGACCGCATGCGAAGACCGGCGCTTCTTTTCGCATTTGGGAATAGACCCGCTCGCGCTCGTGAAATCCCTCATTGTCAATATTAAAACCGGACGCCGCGTGCGCGGCGGCTCCACCATCACCATGCAGGTGATGCGGCTGTCGCACCCGAAAAAGCGCAGCTACCTCAACAAAGCGCTCGAATGCGCGGGCGCGCTCAAACTGTCGCTGCACATGAGCAAACAGAAAATCCTCCGGCTCTACGCCGGCCACGTTCCCATGGGCGGCAACATCGTCGGCGTGCACGCGGCGTCGTGGCGGTATTTCGGCAAGCCGCTCTCGCAGATCACCTGGGCAGAGGCCGCGCTCTTCACCGTGCTCCCCAATTCGCCGTCCGCGCTCAATCTCGCAAAAGAGCGTGCGAAACTCAAGGAGAAACGCGACCGCGGCCTTGCAACGCTGCTTAAAAGAGGACTCATCGACAGCATGACCTGCATGCTCTCGCAAAGCGAGCCACTGCCGTCTGCCGCGAGCATGGTGCCGTTTCGGGCGCCGCACTTTTCAATCCGCGCGCTCGCGTTGACCAACGCGACAATCGTAAAGACCACGCTCGACCCCGGCATCCAGAAGCGGGTTGAGGAAATCGCGCGCACGTACAACAGGCTTTACGCATCACAAGGCGTGAAGAACATCGCGGCGCTCGTTGCGGAAACGCAGACCGGCGCTGTCCGCGCGTACGCGGGCTCGCAGGACTTTTTTGATACGGCAAGCGGCGGCCAGGTGGACGGCGTTATGGCACGGCGCTCGACAGGAAGCCTTTTAAAACCGTATCTTGTGGCGAAAACGCTCGACCGAGGTCCGTACGTTCTCGAATCGAAACTGCAGGACGTTCCCACGTTCTACGGCAGCTTTGCGCCCGAGAACGCCTCAAAGGAATTTTCAGGGCTTTCCACCATGCGGCAAAGCCTCATTCAGTCGCTCAACGTGCCCATGGTGCGGCTTTTATACTGGTACGGCGTTGACGATTTTTATTCCGATCTGCGCAACGCGGGGTTCACGGGGCTTTTCCGTTCTTCCGAAGGATACGGCCTGTCGCTGATTTTAGGCGGCGCAGAGGCGAGCCTCTGGGAACTCGGCCGCCTGTTCTGCGGCCTCGGCAATTTGGGAATACTGCGGCCGTTTCAAATATACGCCGGCCCGGCGTCGCACGACACCACAAGAATCTGCAGCGAAGGAGCCACATGGCTCGTTCTGTCAACCATATCGCAGCTCAACCGGCCCGGCTCCGAATATTATTGGAAATTCTTTTCCAACCAAATATCGGTCGCATGGAAAACCGGCACCAGCTACGGGCAGAAAGACGCGTGGGCAATCGGCACCAACCGGCAATGGACCATTGCCGTGTGGGTGGGAAATTTCACGGGCGAGGGAAACGCGGCATTGGGCGGCGCCCAGTCGGCAGGGCCCGTGCTGTTCGAGCTGTTCAATGCGCTCTCCGACAAGTCGCTGCCCCTATGGTTTACAAAGCCGGAATACGACCTCCGCACCGTCACGGTGTGCCGCCAGAGCGGCCTCTCCCCTTCCCCGGCATGCGCCGACACCATCCATGCCGAACAGCCCCTGACCGCATACCAGACCGCCCTGTGCCCGTATCATCAGCGCATCCTCGTGAGTAAATCAAAAGGCTTTTCGGTCTGCTCGCGCTGCTGGAACGGCATCGACACGGTCTGGCGCGTGAAAACGATCTACCCGCCGTCGGTACGCTCCATTCTGGTCCTGCAAGGCATAAAGACCGATTCGCTTCCGCGCCACAACCCGAAATGCCCGGTGGCCCACCCGCAACCCGCGATAGAGATCGTTTACCCCGTTGAAAACGTTTCCATCATCGTGCCGAGGAATTTGCAGGGCGAGCACGAGAAAATCGTTTTCAAGGCCGAATACCAGCGGCCGAGCGGGCATTTGTTCTGGTACCTGGACGGCGAATTTCTTGCCGAGACCGTGGTGCAGCACAACGTCGCGGTTGATTTACAGGAGGGAAAGCACAAACTTGCGGTGCAGGACGGAGAGGGAGAGACCGAGGTGGTGAGGTTTAGGGCGTTTAGGAAGAATGAGTGA